In Neisseria animalis, a single window of DNA contains:
- a CDS encoding sulfate/molybdate ABC transporter ATP-binding protein, with protein MSITIENLNKHFGNFHALKNINLNVPTGKLVSLLGPSGCGKTTLLRIIAGLENADGGKILFDGQDVTGKHVRDRKVGFVFQHYALFRHMNVFDNIAFGLTVLPRSERPAKEKIRAKVEELLKLVQLPHLAKAYPHQLSGGQRQRIALARALAVEPKLLLLDEPFGALDAKVRKELRTWLRDIHHNLGVTSILVTHDQEEALEVSDEIVVMNHGKIEQTGSAEAIYRKPENAFVTEFLGETDAFEGRIEKGAWHYQGFVWPLDRQYKWQDQTAVGYVRPHEWQVVGGGEPALLTAEVEKIHAVGALTHVTVKHGKQDVHITLAGSDAARLDLAAGKTLALSPKQVYVFAQNELIEFSI; from the coding sequence TCGGGCTGCGGCAAAACCACGCTTTTGCGCATCATCGCCGGTTTGGAAAATGCAGACGGCGGCAAGATTCTGTTTGACGGTCAAGACGTAACCGGCAAGCATGTACGCGACCGCAAAGTCGGCTTCGTGTTCCAACACTACGCCCTCTTCCGCCACATGAATGTTTTCGACAACATCGCCTTCGGCCTGACCGTCCTCCCCCGCTCCGAACGCCCTGCCAAAGAAAAAATCCGTGCCAAAGTGGAAGAGCTTCTAAAGCTGGTGCAGCTTCCGCATCTGGCCAAAGCCTATCCGCACCAGCTTTCAGGCGGCCAACGCCAGCGCATCGCCCTCGCCCGCGCTTTGGCGGTCGAACCAAAACTGCTGCTGCTCGACGAACCTTTCGGCGCACTCGATGCCAAAGTACGCAAAGAGCTGCGTACTTGGCTGCGCGACATCCACCACAATCTGGGCGTAACCAGCATCTTGGTTACCCACGACCAAGAAGAAGCCTTGGAAGTATCCGATGAAATCGTAGTGATGAACCACGGCAAAATCGAGCAGACGGGCAGTGCCGAAGCCATCTACCGCAAACCGGAAAACGCGTTTGTTACCGAATTTCTCGGCGAAACCGATGCCTTCGAAGGCCGCATCGAAAAAGGCGCGTGGCATTACCAAGGCTTCGTCTGGCCGCTCGACCGCCAATACAAATGGCAGGATCAAACCGCCGTCGGTTATGTGCGTCCGCACGAATGGCAGGTAGTCGGCGGCGGCGAACCCGCCCTCCTGACCGCCGAGGTTGAAAAAATCCATGCCGTCGGCGCGCTGACGCACGTTACCGTCAAACACGGCAAACAAGACGTGCACATCACTCTGGCCGGCAGCGATGCCGCCCGCTTGGATTTGGCCGCCGGCAAAACGCTGGCTCTGTCGCCCAAGCAGGTTTATGTGTTTGCACAAAACGAATTGATTGAATTTTCGATTTGA